In Thermococcus stetteri, the following proteins share a genomic window:
- a CDS encoding outer membrane protein assembly factor BamB family protein, whose protein sequence is MRWIITMLGLSLVLVVLFLPAVSSSDSPVLWKGSVCTDVPYQKTIEAVAITNSTIYAACSYRQVTNSSGLIGVYYLGTLSAYSLNGSKLWENSSGYVVKLYPLDGSVLVDSLGGLVLFDNSGRVMSVANTVGKLYDFTVKDTIVYAVDGDYFISGPNSPATYKGHLYAFKLGKSPTPIWNVSIDDMLSRVRVGEGVIYASSGFPSGYSFSDQFGSIYAFSADGKPLWNITLGHWVRDIEVWKGSALLGTGFNNSKGELYLLSPAGKILMEQSTFYVEDILVLGDTAYVSGYDGQNGTVISLNLPSGKVLWEQKLPYRAKVLAYSDGFLLVGVGKFEQRTENGTTYIYSVGSLYLLNPKNGEIIGSVPNTGYARSIAVLGDKAVIGTASSDFYVIDLSSFKHEESICGPATIAVLPVLFGLLIRKL, encoded by the coding sequence ATGAGATGGATAATAACAATGTTGGGGCTCTCATTAGTTTTAGTTGTGCTTTTTCTCCCAGCTGTTTCCAGTTCAGACAGTCCAGTGCTTTGGAAAGGCTCCGTTTGTACCGATGTGCCCTACCAAAAGACAATTGAGGCCGTTGCAATAACTAACTCAACCATCTACGCGGCCTGCTCCTACCGTCAGGTCACTAACTCTTCAGGATTGATCGGTGTATACTACCTTGGGACCCTGTCCGCTTATTCACTCAATGGTTCAAAACTGTGGGAAAACTCCTCTGGTTATGTCGTCAAACTCTATCCCCTCGACGGAAGTGTTCTTGTAGACAGTCTGGGTGGGCTTGTTCTCTTTGACAATTCTGGCAGAGTGATGTCGGTCGCAAACACCGTGGGTAAGCTCTACGACTTCACAGTTAAGGACACCATAGTTTACGCGGTTGATGGAGACTATTTTATATCTGGCCCGAACTCCCCAGCAACGTACAAAGGCCATCTCTACGCCTTTAAACTTGGAAAAAGCCCAACTCCCATCTGGAATGTCTCGATTGATGACATGCTCTCAAGGGTAAGGGTTGGGGAAGGGGTTATTTATGCATCCTCTGGGTTCCCCTCCGGATATTCATTCTCAGATCAGTTCGGTTCTATCTACGCGTTCTCTGCCGATGGCAAACCACTCTGGAACATAACCCTCGGACACTGGGTTAGGGATATAGAGGTTTGGAAGGGTAGTGCTCTTCTCGGGACGGGTTTTAACAATTCAAAGGGGGAGCTTTATCTGCTCTCCCCAGCTGGAAAAATCTTAATGGAGCAGAGTACTTTCTACGTTGAGGACATTCTCGTACTCGGAGACACTGCCTATGTTTCTGGCTATGACGGGCAAAACGGCACCGTGATTTCCCTTAATCTCCCATCCGGGAAGGTGCTCTGGGAGCAGAAGCTCCCTTATAGGGCCAAGGTACTGGCGTATTCGGATGGGTTCCTTCTAGTCGGTGTAGGTAAGTTCGAGCAGAGAACTGAAAACGGCACGACATATATCTACAGCGTTGGCTCTCTCTACCTCCTCAACCCAAAGAATGGAGAGATCATCGGAAGCGTTCCGAACACCGGTTACGCGAGGAGTATTGCTGTTCTTGGAGACAAAGCAGTTATTGGAACAGCTAGTTCAGATTTCTACGTAATCGATCTAAGCTCATTTAAACATGAAGAGTCCATATGTGGCCCAGCGACGATAGCTGTGCTGCCAGTACTTTTTGGACTTTTAATTCGCAAATTATGA
- a CDS encoding helix-turn-helix domain-containing protein yields MNSVVIEPQVLRSLHRSELRKRILMYLNEIYPSATYLSEIARVIGSDPSNVRGALVGLGNRYNNESSLVYLGLVEEISRNGFKYYRLTEYGKKVVDYLKEYHRYYRRFL; encoded by the coding sequence ATGAACTCGGTAGTGATCGAGCCTCAGGTGTTACGTTCCCTTCATCGCAGCGAGCTCAGAAAGAGGATACTAATGTACCTCAACGAGATATACCCATCTGCCACATACTTATCCGAGATAGCGAGGGTAATCGGCTCCGATCCATCCAACGTTCGGGGAGCACTGGTCGGCCTCGGGAACCGGTACAACAACGAAAGTTCCCTCGTTTATCTTGGCCTTGTTGAAGAGATAAGCAGGAACGGCTTTAAGTACTATCGCCTGACAGAATATGGCAAGAAAGTCGTTGATTACCTAAAAGAGTACCACCGCTACTACAGACGCTTCCTGTGA